Proteins co-encoded in one Vibrio aquimaris genomic window:
- a CDS encoding NirD/YgiW/YdeI family stress tolerance protein, with amino-acid sequence MKTKLIISVLALSASATLYAQGFEGPQSNVGFSGPNQGISTVQQAIDASDDTPVTLTGKIKASLGGEMYTFTDGTAEISIEIDHDKWLGQKATPETQVQISGEVDKKLIGATKIDVDAVRVL; translated from the coding sequence ATGAAAACGAAATTAATTATCTCTGTTTTGGCACTTTCGGCATCTGCCACTCTCTATGCTCAAGGTTTTGAAGGGCCGCAAAGTAATGTAGGATTTAGTGGTCCTAATCAAGGTATCTCAACTGTTCAACAAGCGATCGATGCCAGTGATGATACTCCAGTAACCTTAACTGGAAAAATAAAAGCTTCGTTAGGCGGGGAAATGTATACCTTCACTGATGGTACTGCGGAAATTTCTATCGAGATTGACCATGATAAATGGTTGGGTCAAAAGGCAACACCCGAGACTCAGGTGCAGATTTCCGGCGAGGTCGATAAAAAGCTAATAGGTGCCACTAAGATTGACGTTGATGCGGTGAGAGTACTTTGA